The DNA segment ATAGGAGCGGCCCTGTGATTCTTTACTAAGTGCCAGATATGACTTGCACATTTTGAAGAAAACTTCGATATCCCAACGTTTTCCATAAATACGCACCGCTTCTTCGCTGCTGATTTTTGTCAGTCCAGCCGATCGTTAACATTCTGTAGCCTTTCTGAAATTTATGACTTGTATGATCAAAGACACGACTAAGTAGTTCAATCTTTTTACTACGATTTTTGCTATAAAGCGAGTCATCGATTACCAGTGCCGTCGCGCGGTTATCGTCAGTCAGCGTGTTGAAAAACGCGACCATTTTAGCTGCTACAGATAATAGAAATTTCTCCCAGTGGAATGTCTGTTGGTTGAGAAAACGATAGACTGTATTTTTGGCAAAAGGTAATGAATCGTCGGTCTGCAGTGTTCGCCACAAATTCTTATGGTTAAAAACCAGACTAAACAATGTTTTGAGTAAAAGCATGCAGCTAATGCCACTGGTTTTGTAAAAACCACATCTTTTAAGTAAACTAGAACTAATGTAGCGTTTGAAGAAAAGATTAATCTGTGTGTTTAAAACCTGTTCATTGTAAGCTGAATCTGATATAATCTTAGACATGAAAAACCTCCGAAGCGACTGGTATGACTGTGTTTGAGATGATTCAATTATACCATAACTGAGGTGGTTTTCCTTTGTTTTGACCACTATATGCGTGATTCTATATATTCATTTTTCAAGGTTCATATTGCTTTTCCCTAGTGGGAAAGTTGAGTAAATAATTGTTAGCGAGGGAGGGTGCCGGTTGCGTAGATTGCATGTTGTCTACAATCCTAAATCCCAGCGGGGCAAGTTTGCCGGCCAGATGGACAAATTGATTGGCACTGCCCAAAAGCATGGTTTTCAGGTAAGTTTTTATAGATTGGGCGGGGTCCGCCGCGATGCGGAGAACATGCTTGCCGGTCTCGATGACCAATCAGTGGTTATTGCCGCCGGCGGTGACGGGACTTTGCAAATGGTGGCAAGCGCATTTGTCAAGCATGACCTTGATCTGCCCATTGGCTTGCTGCCCTATGGCACTTCCAATGATTTTGGCGATTTTCTGGGTCTTGATACGGATATAAACAACCTTTTCTCCCACCTGGAGTCCGGAATGATTCAGCCAATTGACCTTGGTTTTGCCGGCGACTCCTGCTTTGTCAATGTCTTTAGTGCCGGACAATTGACCCGCACTTCCCATGAGGTGGAAAGACGTTATAAAAATCAGTTAGGAATGCTCGCCTACTATTTGCACGGGGTGGGGAATCTGCCCCGGATTACACCGTTCAGGTTGCGTGTTCGTGGCCAATTAAATCTCGAGTTGAATTGCCTCTTATTCTTGGCCACCAATGGCGGCAGTGCCGGTGGCTTCCGCAATCTCGCCCCCCGGGCCCGCCTTGATGACGGTTTGCTGGAAATTATTATTGTTCGAGAGTGTTCCTGGGCGGAGATGGCCGGCGTCTTCTGGGGCGTGCTGCGGGGTGAACATCAAAATAACCCCAGCGTTGTCTATACTCAGGCCAGTAGTTTGGAGATAATTGGCCCCGATGATATAGCTACAGATGTTGATGGTGAATGGGGACCGGCTCTGCCGACAACGCTTAGGGTGCTCCCGGCGCGATTGCGTTTGATTGGACCAACCACCGGCCAAGTTA comes from the Bacillota bacterium genome and includes:
- a CDS encoding transposase → MSKIISDSAYNEQVLNTQINLFFKRYISSSLLKRCGFYKTSGISCMLLLKTLFSLVFNHKNLWRTLQTDDSLPFAKNTVYRFLNQQTFHWEKFLLSVAAKMVAFFNTLTDDNRATALVIDDSLYSKNRSKKIELLSRVFDHTSHKFQKGYRMLTIGWTDKNQQRRSGAYLWKTLGYRSFLQNVQVISGT
- a CDS encoding YegS/Rv2252/BmrU family lipid kinase, yielding MIVSEGGCRLRRLHVVYNPKSQRGKFAGQMDKLIGTAQKHGFQVSFYRLGGVRRDAENMLAGLDDQSVVIAAGGDGTLQMVASAFVKHDLDLPIGLLPYGTSNDFGDFLGLDTDINNLFSHLESGMIQPIDLGFAGDSCFVNVFSAGQLTRTSHEVERRYKNQLGMLAYYLHGVGNLPRITPFRLRVRGQLNLELNCLLFLATNGGSAGGFRNLAPRARLDDGLLEIIIVRECSWAEMAGVFWGVLRGEHQNNPSVVYTQASSLEIIGPDDIATDVDGEWGPALPTTLRVLPARLRLIGPTTGQVNLD